The Desulfuromonadales bacterium sequence GGCGATTACTTTCTGGAAGGGGCGGGGGAGATCGGTTTTCTCCCCGATTACAGCTTCGCCCGCCTCGCCGACTACCTTTCGCCGGTGCCGGTTCTGCCGGTCAGTGCCAGCCGGGGCTGTTACTGGCAGCGCTGCCTTTTCTGTCCGGAAGCCGCCGCGCCGACCCATCCGTACGCCGCCCTGCCGCCGGCATCCTTTCCGGAGCTGCTGGGGAAACTGGCCGGGCGGCACGGGGTGCGGCATTTCCATTTCACCGACAACGCCCTGCCGGTGGCCGTCCTGCGGCGGCTGGCTGCCGGCGGGGCGCCGCCGGGACTCTCCTGGCACGGTTTCGTTCGTTTCGAAAAAGCGCTGCTCGACCCTGACCTGGTCGCCGGCCTGGCCGCCTCGGGCTGCGCCATGCTGCAGCTGGGGCTGGAGAGCGGCTCGCAGACGGTTCTCGACCGGCTGCGGAAGGGGACGCAGCTGACCGAGGTTGCCGCCATCCTCGCCAAGTTGCAGAGGGCCGGTATCGCCAGCTACGTCTACGTCATGCTCGGTACCCCCGGGGAGAACGAGGAGGACGCCGAACTGACCCTGCGCTTTCTCGAAGCGCACGCCGGGGCCATCGGTTTCCTCAACCTGGCGATCATGAACCTGCCGCGGGAGTCGGGGCTGCTGGCCGACCCGGCAGGCGGCATCGCCGAATCGGAGCTGCTCGGCGAGGACGAACCGCTGGGGCTCTACCGCTCCTTCGCGCCGGCGGCCGGCTGGGGCCGCCGCGAGGCGCGGCGGTTTCTCGACCGGCGCCTGCTCGCCTCGTCGGCCGTCCGCGCCATCGTCCAGCGCACGCCGCCCCTGTTCACCTCCAACCATGCCTTTCTCTTTCCGCCACTGTCGACTTGAGCAGGGTGGCTGTGGTAATGTCGGTCGGTCTTATGGGACCTGCGGGACATGTACGACCTGTGGGATCTATTGTTTTCACCGCTTTTTCAAGGTATTCCTGCTCACCATGGAACTCTGGCAGCACAGTCTGAAAAGCAGCCTGACCTGTCCGGAAGCGCTGGCCGAGCGTTTCGGGATCGACGCCGCCCCTCTGGCGGCGGTGGCCAGACGCTATCCGATGCGCATCACCCCCTACTATCTGGGGCTGATCCGGGAGCCCGGCGACCCGATCTGGCGGCAGTGCGTTCCCGATCCGCGGGAGTTGGTCGACGCGACGGGACTGGCCGACCCCCTGAACGAGGAGAACCTCTCCCCGGTGCCAGGGGTGGTGCACCGCTATCCCGACCGCGTCCTGCTGCTGGTCTCCGGCGCCTGCGCCGTCTACTGCCGTTTCTGCACCCGCAAGCGGC is a genomic window containing:
- a CDS encoding radical SAM protein; amino-acid sequence: MDVLLLHPPAVKPAEPPPGAAVLLAHLRCRGFSAAALDANLAAYLYLLDPNRLEPAAGQQPSTAVRRALRHSDSALNLLRSPAALASFARYATAVRHLNTALGVWTGDGGMERLTLGDYDRAGLSPFAPADLERLAAGAAPPSLFSRYFEEELLPQVEALRPRLIALSVNYRHQVLPAFELAGLLRRRLPAVPVVGGGGVFTSWRTVLRRLDLRFSCFSRIVFGPGEAPLAALAAGGAPRGDYFLEGAGEIGFLPDYSFARLADYLSPVPVLPVSASRGCYWQRCLFCPEAAAPTHPYAALPPASFPELLGKLAGRHGVRHFHFTDNALPVAVLRRLAAGGAPPGLSWHGFVRFEKALLDPDLVAGLAASGCAMLQLGLESGSQTVLDRLRKGTQLTEVAAILAKLQRAGIASYVYVMLGTPGENEEDAELTLRFLEAHAGAIGFLNLAIMNLPRESGLLADPAGGIAESELLGEDEPLGLYRSFAPAAGWGRREARRFLDRRLLASSAVRAIVQRTPPLFTSNHAFLFPPLST